Genomic DNA from Salinibacterium sp. NK8237:
CCATCACGAGGGCAATAGCCGCCATCACGACCGTGAACACCACGTAGCGGGGGTGAATGTAGAGAACGAGCTGCTGGGTGGCGGCAAGCCACACTGTGGCGCTGACGGCCACAAGAATCAGGATGACGCCCCACCAGCGTTGGAGGCTAGACCACATAGTTGATCACCAATCCGATAAAGGCACTCATCAGGGCAACAACAAGCGAGAGCTGCAGCAGCACCTTGGCCGTAAAGGTCGTGCGCATGATGGCCAGCATCTTGATGTCGATGATCGGCCCAAACACAAGGAAGGTGACGATCGAACCTGGCATGAAGGTGCTGGCGAACGGCAAAATAAAGAACGCATCAACACTGGAACAAACCGAAATCACAAACGCCAACAACATCATCGCGAGAATCGACCAGAGTGGATTGCTGCCCAGCGTGACCAGCACATCCCGCGGAACCGCGACTTGAATTGCGCCGGCGATAAGCGAACCGATAAATACAGCGGGCATCAGCACGCTGGACTCCCGCATGAAGATGTCGAGGCTTTTCTCGGTACGCGATTGCCGAGGCCCGTGAGAACCCACCGCACACTGCTGAGCAAAACGACCAGTGAGCATGGCGTTTGGCTGCGGGTGCAAGCTGA
This window encodes:
- a CDS encoding permease, with the translated sequence MAIGTIGVAAIFALRAFTGELDSLGVPGLTADLVTLATSVIIESLPFVVLGVLLSIVVQAWIPEDLLMRYLPKTPVLRRAAISLFGIALPVCECGNVPLARGLILKGFSVPESMTFLLAAPIINPITIVTTHQAFGFEDGILVGRILGGLAIANIVGWLFSLHPQPNAMLTGRFAQQCAVGSHGPRQSRTEKSLDIFMRESSVLMPAVFIGSLIAGAIQVAVPRDVLVTLGSNPLWSILAMMLLAFVISVCSSVDAFFILPFASTFMPGSIVTFLVFGPIIDIKMLAIMRTTFTAKVLLQLSLVVALMSAFIGLVINYVV